One segment of Polyangiaceae bacterium DNA contains the following:
- the dnaJ gene encoding molecular chaperone DnaJ yields MSQKRDYYEVLGVSKEASTDELRKAYRAAALKNHPDRNPGDKEAEARFKEATEAYQVLSDEQKRARYDRFGHAGVEGLPDMGQGDIFTHFQDIFSELFGGFGGGFAGQGQRRRGGPSRGQDLRVEQRLSLREAMTGTKREVTLRTPVACEECSGSGAKPGSKRKNCPTCDGQGQVSTARGFVMFTQTCPECRGEGTVVKTPCTVCNGQGAVEKTRKVVVTFPAGIDAGQRLRVPGQGMPGGQGGPPGDLYVDVDLEQHEQFERHESDLVTRSVMPFSKAALGGQVELTLPDDSAVTVDVPAGSQPGDVITVRGQGMPRIDGRGRGSLQIVVQVAVPKTVSAKAKELLEQLDEELQSLA; encoded by the coding sequence ATGAGCCAAAAACGGGATTATTACGAAGTTCTCGGGGTCTCCAAAGAAGCGTCGACAGACGAGCTTCGGAAGGCCTACCGCGCTGCGGCGCTCAAGAACCACCCGGACAGAAATCCCGGCGACAAGGAAGCTGAAGCGCGCTTCAAAGAAGCCACCGAAGCGTACCAGGTTCTTTCGGACGAACAGAAGCGCGCTCGGTACGACAGGTTCGGACACGCCGGCGTCGAAGGTTTGCCCGACATGGGTCAGGGCGACATCTTCACGCACTTCCAAGACATCTTTTCCGAGCTTTTTGGCGGGTTTGGCGGCGGGTTTGCCGGACAAGGACAACGCCGCCGAGGCGGTCCTTCGCGAGGTCAAGACCTACGCGTCGAACAGCGTCTCTCGCTTCGCGAAGCGATGACCGGAACCAAGCGTGAGGTCACGTTGCGCACGCCCGTCGCGTGCGAAGAATGTTCGGGCAGCGGCGCCAAACCTGGTTCCAAACGGAAAAACTGCCCCACGTGCGACGGACAAGGGCAAGTGTCGACGGCACGTGGGTTTGTCATGTTCACCCAGACATGCCCCGAGTGCCGCGGCGAAGGCACCGTCGTCAAGACGCCCTGCACCGTCTGCAATGGCCAAGGCGCCGTCGAAAAGACGCGCAAGGTCGTCGTCACCTTCCCCGCGGGCATCGATGCCGGACAGCGCCTGCGCGTGCCGGGTCAAGGCATGCCTGGCGGTCAAGGAGGACCGCCGGGTGACTTGTATGTCGATGTCGATCTCGAGCAGCACGAGCAATTCGAGCGCCACGAATCGGACCTGGTGACGCGCTCTGTGATGCCTTTCTCGAAGGCTGCACTCGGCGGACAAGTGGAATTGACGCTTCCCGATGACAGTGCGGTCACGGTGGATGTGCCCGCGGGATCGCAACCGGGAGACGTCATCACCGTGCGCGGTCAAGGGATGCCGCGAATCGATGGTCGCGGCCGCGGATCGCTGCAAATCGTCGTTCAAGTCGCCGTGCCGAAGACGGTGTCTGCAAAAGCGAAAGAGCTGCTCGAACAGCTCGACGAAGAGCTGCAGAGCCTCGCCTAG
- the ftsZ gene encoding cell division protein FtsZ — translation MSFSIEFADEHAGYDARIKVIGCGGSGGNAVNTMINFGLEGVEFMVVNTDAQALSASIAPMKVHIGSNVTRGLGAGADPEKGRKAALEDVQRLKELIQGADMVFVTAGMGGGTGTGAAPVIAQLAREEGCLTVGVVTKPFFFEGKQRSRRAEAGLAMLAEHVDTLITIPNQKLLTLGDEELSFVDAFRKADEVLYQAIKGISDLITQNGIVNVDFADVKTVMQNMGRALMGTGCAKGQGRARLAAEMAITSPLLDNISVEGAMGVLINIVGGPDMRMKEIEEAATLVQEQAHEDANIIFGATIDETMGDMIKVTVIATGFELAGADAAQLAAATMTTGQRGHHATAVSTAPPLASPLSNALTSPSPRSMPAQAPTQRTPPREPAPRDEPAYTVRRTPPPQAAPASLSSGSTPRERSTFVPPLDADWDTPAFQRRGQ, via the coding sequence ATGAGTTTTTCGATTGAGTTTGCCGATGAGCATGCGGGCTACGACGCTCGAATCAAGGTCATCGGTTGCGGCGGATCGGGCGGCAACGCAGTCAACACCATGATCAACTTCGGCCTCGAAGGGGTCGAGTTCATGGTCGTGAACACGGATGCGCAGGCCCTCAGTGCGAGCATTGCACCGATGAAGGTGCACATCGGCTCGAACGTGACGCGAGGCCTCGGCGCAGGTGCCGATCCCGAAAAGGGTCGCAAAGCAGCGCTCGAAGACGTGCAACGCCTGAAGGAGCTCATCCAAGGCGCAGACATGGTGTTCGTCACGGCCGGCATGGGCGGTGGCACGGGCACCGGAGCCGCGCCGGTCATCGCGCAGCTCGCGCGTGAAGAAGGCTGTTTGACCGTCGGTGTCGTGACCAAGCCGTTCTTCTTCGAGGGCAAACAACGTTCGCGTCGGGCCGAAGCGGGCCTCGCCATGCTCGCCGAGCACGTCGACACGCTCATTACGATCCCGAACCAAAAGCTCCTCACGCTCGGTGACGAAGAGCTGTCGTTCGTCGATGCGTTCCGCAAAGCGGACGAAGTTCTCTATCAAGCGATCAAGGGCATCAGCGACCTCATCACGCAAAACGGCATCGTCAACGTGGACTTCGCCGACGTGAAGACGGTCATGCAGAACATGGGCCGCGCGCTCATGGGAACCGGATGCGCCAAGGGGCAGGGCCGCGCGCGTCTCGCTGCCGAGATGGCGATCACGTCGCCGCTGCTCGACAACATCTCCGTCGAAGGCGCGATGGGCGTGCTCATCAACATCGTTGGTGGCCCCGACATGCGCATGAAGGAAATCGAAGAGGCCGCAACGCTCGTGCAGGAGCAAGCGCACGAAGACGCGAACATCATCTTCGGCGCGACCATCGACGAAACGATGGGCGACATGATCAAGGTCACGGTCATCGCAACCGGTTTCGAGCTCGCTGGAGCCGATGCGGCACAACTTGCAGCAGCAACGATGACCACGGGCCAACGAGGGCATCATGCGACGGCTGTTTCGACCGCCCCGCCCCTCGCGAGCCCGCTGTCGAACGCGCTGACGAGCCCGAGCCCTCGCTCGATGCCCGCGCAAGCGCCCACGCAACGCACGCCCCCGCGCGAGCCCGCGCCGCGCGACGAGCCCGCCTACACCGTGCGCCGTACGCCCCCGCCCCAGGCCGCTCCTGCGTCCTTGTCTTCGGGTTCGACGCCGCGCGAACGTTCCACCTTCGTTCCGCCCCTCGACGCCGACTGGGACACGCCCGCTTTCCAGCGTCGCGGTCAGTGA
- the ftsA gene encoding cell division protein FtsA, which produces MKSRMETSEIVVGVDIGTTKVIAVVGEVDADGITILGVGNVPCRGLRKGIVSNIDWTSRAIADAIEAAQTMAGVEIRTVFAGVAGNHIRCQGSDGVVAIAGGEVTAADVERVLEGARAIPIDADRQILHALPREFTVDNQDGIRDPVGMSGVRLGTRVNLITAATSCVQNVVRCAERCNLTVADVVLEPLASAEAVVSEDEKEIGVVVIDMGGGTTDLLVYADGGIAHVSVIPAGGNNVTADLAAGLRTPMAEAERLKRNFGCALGRMVADDEEVEVPGVGGHMPRKVPRRVLSDIIEPRIEEIFAVVRKRLEDAGLLDQLAAGAVLTGGGVLMEGMSEFAEEILGMPVRLGVPVGMRGITQLVAGPQYATGVGLVQYGANALRTARDVQQVEVSRPTPTRVAAPARVERRDAVEESSVERRGSGRFWNWLRAAF; this is translated from the coding sequence ATGAAGAGCAGGATGGAGACGAGCGAAATTGTCGTAGGCGTCGATATCGGGACGACGAAGGTGATTGCCGTCGTCGGCGAGGTCGATGCGGACGGGATCACCATTCTCGGCGTGGGAAACGTCCCTTGTCGCGGCCTGCGCAAAGGCATCGTGTCGAACATCGACTGGACGTCGCGCGCGATTGCAGACGCGATCGAGGCTGCGCAGACCATGGCCGGTGTCGAAATCCGCACGGTTTTCGCGGGAGTCGCGGGCAATCACATTCGTTGCCAAGGATCCGACGGCGTCGTCGCGATCGCTGGTGGCGAAGTGACGGCCGCAGACGTCGAGCGAGTTCTCGAAGGAGCACGTGCCATTCCGATCGACGCGGATCGACAAATCCTTCACGCTTTGCCGCGCGAGTTCACAGTCGACAATCAGGATGGCATTCGCGATCCCGTCGGCATGAGTGGGGTTCGTCTCGGCACACGAGTCAACCTCATCACCGCGGCCACGTCGTGTGTTCAGAACGTCGTTCGTTGCGCCGAACGGTGCAACTTGACCGTGGCCGATGTCGTGCTCGAGCCGCTTGCGAGTGCTGAAGCCGTGGTTTCGGAAGACGAGAAGGAAATTGGCGTCGTCGTGATCGACATGGGTGGTGGCACGACCGATCTGCTGGTGTACGCTGACGGCGGCATCGCCCACGTCAGTGTCATTCCTGCAGGTGGCAACAACGTCACCGCGGACCTTGCCGCAGGGCTTCGAACGCCGATGGCCGAAGCCGAGCGGCTGAAGCGCAACTTCGGTTGCGCGCTCGGACGAATGGTGGCGGACGACGAGGAGGTCGAAGTACCCGGAGTGGGTGGGCACATGCCGCGGAAGGTTCCGCGTCGCGTGCTGTCGGACATCATCGAGCCACGGATCGAAGAGATTTTTGCGGTCGTTCGCAAGCGTCTCGAAGACGCGGGCCTGCTCGATCAACTCGCGGCCGGTGCAGTGCTGACCGGTGGTGGCGTGTTGATGGAGGGGATGAGCGAGTTTGCCGAAGAGATCCTCGGCATGCCCGTTCGTCTCGGCGTACCCGTCGGCATGCGTGGCATCACGCAGCTCGTCGCGGGTCCGCAATACGCGACCGGCGTGGGTCTCGTGCAGTACGGAGCGAATGCGCTGCGCACCGCGCGTGACGTACAGCAAGTGGAAGTTTCACGTCCCACGCCGACGCGTGTGGCGGCGCCGGCGCGAGTCGAACGGCGTGATGCAGTGGAAGAATCGAGCGTCGAGCGACGCGGAAGTGGACGGTTTTGGAATTGGCTGCGTGCAGCCTTCTAA
- a CDS encoding FtsQ-type POTRA domain-containing protein, with amino-acid sequence MSDVLRPNRRLRAPKPSVVAAPPDPSPEIEHDSPPPPPATTTTVKPPAPSRARKLPRAVALVLGVCVVLSASVAVAWGARRYITTSPRFCIRTVLVDGNKRLSAEDIASLGGVAIGRNIFEVDLETAGTTITNEPWIEKAIVTRKLPSTVNITVVEREAWAVATIGDELYLVTRDGDPFKRVSEGDPFDLPVITGIAPEKVSLDRTGVVQAFRRALDVVEDMDRAGISKRYPIQEVHLERDGTIVMTIGKDAIALHLGQSRFREKIEQASRVLSELARRKAQPSVIFLDNEAHPERVVVRMR; translated from the coding sequence ATGAGCGATGTTTTGCGTCCCAACCGTCGGTTGCGAGCTCCGAAGCCCTCGGTCGTGGCAGCTCCGCCCGATCCGTCGCCGGAGATCGAACACGATTCACCTCCGCCGCCGCCCGCCACGACGACGACGGTGAAGCCACCTGCTCCTTCGCGAGCGCGAAAGTTGCCGCGTGCCGTGGCGCTCGTGCTGGGCGTGTGTGTCGTGCTCTCTGCATCCGTCGCGGTCGCGTGGGGAGCTCGTCGCTACATCACGACGAGTCCGCGATTCTGCATTCGCACGGTGCTCGTCGATGGAAACAAGCGTTTGTCCGCGGAGGACATTGCGTCGCTCGGTGGTGTGGCCATTGGGCGCAACATCTTCGAAGTGGACCTCGAAACGGCGGGCACGACGATCACGAACGAGCCTTGGATCGAGAAAGCGATCGTCACGCGCAAGCTTCCTTCGACGGTGAACATCACCGTGGTCGAGCGTGAAGCGTGGGCCGTTGCGACGATCGGCGACGAGCTGTACCTCGTCACGCGCGATGGAGATCCGTTCAAGCGCGTGAGCGAAGGTGATCCATTCGATTTACCGGTCATCACGGGGATCGCGCCGGAGAAGGTTTCACTTGACCGAACGGGCGTCGTGCAGGCGTTTCGCCGAGCGCTCGATGTGGTCGAAGACATGGACCGCGCAGGCATCAGCAAGCGTTATCCGATCCAAGAAGTGCATCTCGAGCGGGACGGGACGATCGTGATGACGATCGGCAAGGATGCGATTGCGCTGCATCTCGGCCAATCGCGGTTCCGCGAGAAGATCGAACAAGCGTCGCGCGTGCTTTCGGAGCTCGCTCGGCGCAAGGCGCAACCGTCGGTGATCTTTCTTGACAACGAGGCGCATCCCGAGCGCGTCGTCGTGAGGATGCGATGA
- a CDS encoding UDP-N-acetylmuramate--L-alanine ligase, which produces MFRGRVRHVHFVGVGGIGMSGLAEILRSLEFDVSGSDIKEGDTTRRLASLGVRIDIGHREENVRGVDVVVYSSAVLKDNPELVEARSLGIPIIARAEMLAELMRLKYGVAIAGSHGKTTTTSLVATVLRHAGLDPTVVVGGKMAALGSNARLGAGDLLVAEADESDGSFLRLTPTIAVVTNIDPEHLDHYGSFETLKASFVEFATRVPFYGLAVLCMDHPAVQDILPSISRRTVTYGLSPHADYSARGVQFRGLETRFNAYRRGQALGGFTVRMPGAHNVLNCLATIAVADELEVPLDVIKQALATFGGVARRFTVVGTPREVTLIDDYGHHPAEVRATIEAARKAFPEEGRRIIVAFQPHRYTRTRDLFDDFTRAFNQADILFLTDIYPAGETPLPDVTSERLAKSIRQHGHHNVTHAPDKATLHEAIAQVVRRGDVVIALGAGDVNKMLGRLRAHIEALPEDQPPPREGTT; this is translated from the coding sequence ATGTTTCGCGGGCGAGTTCGCCACGTTCACTTCGTCGGTGTCGGCGGCATCGGCATGAGCGGTTTGGCCGAGATTCTTCGGTCGCTCGAGTTCGACGTGTCGGGCTCGGACATCAAGGAAGGCGACACCACGCGTCGTCTCGCGTCTTTGGGCGTGCGCATCGACATCGGCCATCGCGAAGAGAACGTGCGTGGCGTCGACGTGGTCGTGTATTCGAGCGCGGTTTTGAAAGACAATCCCGAGCTCGTCGAAGCGCGAAGCTTGGGCATCCCCATCATCGCGCGTGCCGAGATGCTCGCGGAGCTGATGCGGCTGAAGTACGGCGTTGCGATCGCCGGTTCGCACGGAAAAACCACGACGACGTCGCTCGTCGCAACGGTACTTCGTCACGCGGGCTTGGACCCCACGGTGGTCGTTGGCGGCAAGATGGCGGCGCTCGGATCGAACGCGCGCCTCGGTGCAGGTGATTTGCTCGTTGCGGAAGCCGACGAAAGCGACGGCTCGTTCTTGCGACTCACGCCGACGATCGCGGTCGTGACGAACATCGATCCCGAGCATCTCGATCATTACGGATCGTTCGAAACGCTGAAGGCTTCGTTCGTCGAGTTTGCCACGCGTGTGCCTTTTTACGGGCTCGCGGTGCTCTGCATGGATCATCCAGCGGTGCAGGACATTTTGCCGAGCATCTCGCGGCGCACCGTGACGTACGGTTTGTCTCCGCACGCCGACTACAGCGCACGCGGCGTGCAGTTCCGTGGCCTCGAAACGCGCTTCAACGCGTACCGGCGCGGCCAGGCGCTCGGTGGTTTTACCGTGCGCATGCCGGGTGCACACAACGTGCTGAATTGTTTGGCGACGATCGCCGTCGCCGACGAGCTCGAAGTGCCGCTCGACGTCATCAAGCAAGCGCTCGCGACGTTCGGTGGGGTTGCGCGACGTTTCACCGTCGTCGGCACGCCGCGCGAAGTGACGTTGATCGACGACTACGGCCATCATCCAGCCGAAGTTCGCGCGACGATCGAAGCTGCGCGGAAAGCGTTTCCCGAGGAAGGACGGCGCATCATCGTCGCGTTTCAACCGCATCGGTACACGCGTACGCGCGACCTGTTCGACGACTTCACGCGCGCGTTCAACCAAGCGGACATCCTGTTTCTCACGGACATCTACCCCGCAGGCGAAACGCCGCTGCCCGACGTGACGTCCGAACGGCTCGCGAAATCGATTCGCCAGCACGGTCATCACAACGTCACGCACGCACCGGACAAGGCGACGCTGCACGAAGCGATTGCGCAAGTGGTTCGTCGCGGTGATGTGGTGATCGCGCTCGGCGCAGGCGACGTCAACAAGATGCTCGGGCGTTTGCGCGCGCATATCGAAGCGTTACCGGAAGACCAACCCCCGCCACGGGAGGGCACGACATGA
- the murG gene encoding undecaprenyldiphospho-muramoylpentapeptide beta-N-acetylglucosaminyltransferase — MTTIFLAGGGTGGHVFPMLAVGDAIASSDPSCRIVYVGTARGLEARVVPEQGKHLELLDILPLRGGGLSGFARGVKNAAVALPEARELVRRFNPSAVLSVGGYASGPVCLAARTLGVAVGILEPNSVMGLANRLLSPFAVRAYTAFPEVDRYFRPSTVRRFGVPLRRAFTPASYEPREDKLSILVLGGSQGAKALNDALPRAFARVKKRLPTLSVIHQTGREREVEARALYESLGLADTATVVSFIDDMASALISADIVVARAGASTLAELCAVGRPSILIPYPFAADDHQYQNALSLDRRGAAIALRQDDATVERVASEIEKLALSVERRVAMAGAAAGSGASDAAMRIAADLLELAYVREKRGLSQARERAV, encoded by the coding sequence GTGACGACGATCTTTTTGGCGGGTGGTGGCACCGGAGGCCACGTCTTTCCGATGCTCGCAGTGGGCGACGCGATCGCGTCGTCGGACCCGTCGTGTCGCATCGTGTACGTCGGGACGGCTCGAGGGCTCGAGGCGCGTGTCGTGCCCGAACAAGGCAAGCACCTGGAACTGCTCGACATTTTGCCGCTTCGTGGAGGTGGTTTGTCCGGGTTTGCCCGTGGCGTGAAAAATGCCGCCGTTGCCCTTCCCGAGGCGCGAGAGCTCGTTCGTCGCTTCAATCCTTCCGCGGTCCTTTCCGTGGGCGGGTATGCGTCGGGACCGGTTTGTCTTGCTGCACGAACCCTCGGCGTTGCCGTTGGCATCCTCGAACCGAACAGCGTGATGGGCTTGGCAAATCGATTGCTCTCGCCGTTCGCCGTGCGAGCGTACACGGCGTTTCCCGAGGTCGATCGGTATTTCCGGCCGAGCACCGTGCGTCGTTTCGGCGTGCCGCTTCGTCGGGCATTTACTCCGGCTTCGTACGAACCACGCGAGGACAAACTTTCGATCCTGGTGCTCGGCGGAAGCCAGGGCGCCAAGGCGCTCAACGACGCGCTTCCGCGCGCGTTCGCCCGCGTGAAGAAGCGTCTGCCGACGCTCAGCGTGATTCATCAGACGGGACGCGAACGCGAGGTCGAAGCGCGGGCGCTTTACGAGTCGTTGGGTTTGGCGGACACGGCGACGGTCGTGTCGTTCATCGATGACATGGCATCGGCTCTGATCTCGGCGGACATCGTCGTCGCACGAGCGGGTGCATCGACGTTGGCCGAGCTTTGCGCCGTTGGAAGGCCTTCGATCCTGATCCCCTACCCCTTCGCGGCTGACGATCATCAGTACCAAAACGCGCTTTCGCTCGACCGTCGAGGAGCCGCCATCGCGCTCAGGCAAGACGATGCGACGGTCGAACGCGTGGCTTCGGAAATCGAAAAGTTGGCGTTGTCCGTGGAGCGTCGCGTGGCCATGGCCGGTGCAGCAGCGGGCAGCGGCGCGTCGGACGCGGCGATGCGCATCGCAGCCGATTTGCTCGAGCTGGCGTACGTTCGAGAAAAACGCGGCCTTTCGCAGGCGCGAGAAAGGGCCGTGTGA
- the ftsW gene encoding putative lipid II flippase FtsW codes for MRPSGDRRHSSAPPPKNRHVAPSTHPAPRNVKEGVRSDAPTAGVGFGNLLKSSPSGPVDSVLAAVVIALIGFGVVMVYSASAIEATVRHHDAQFFLKRQAIYALAAMFTMWLASRFDYRKLRPFTYPILATVTLLLGLTVTGLGHRAGNAYRWIALGPIHIQPAEMAKLGIVLWLAYSLSKKAEKIKSFAVGFLPHLIVVGVLILLLLKQPDFGSAVVLLFLTFTLLFVAGARIPYIAAFTALLGMGAAALVMFSDYRLKRWLAFTDMDNHRQDLAYQPFQSVMSFGSGGWSGLGLGKGLQVLYLPEAHTDFISAIIGEELGFIGILGLCGAYLIIVSRGVKVALEAADDYGSFLAFGIATLFGVQALVNLAVAMAILPTKGLTLPFLSYGGSSLLVNAAGIGVILSVSRPRTNEVSPAVRAQAKTSEGAPSASAVVATAAEEGTSS; via the coding sequence ATGCGTCCTTCGGGGGACCGCCGGCACAGCAGCGCGCCCCCTCCGAAAAACCGTCACGTTGCTCCGTCGACGCATCCTGCGCCGCGAAATGTGAAGGAAGGGGTTCGTTCGGACGCACCTACAGCGGGCGTGGGCTTCGGCAACTTGCTGAAGTCGAGCCCCTCGGGGCCGGTGGATTCGGTGCTCGCGGCCGTCGTCATCGCGCTCATCGGGTTTGGCGTGGTCATGGTCTACAGCGCCAGCGCCATCGAAGCGACGGTGCGCCATCACGACGCGCAGTTCTTCTTGAAGCGTCAGGCCATCTATGCGCTCGCCGCCATGTTCACGATGTGGCTCGCAAGCCGCTTCGACTACCGCAAGCTTCGCCCGTTCACGTATCCGATTCTCGCGACCGTCACGTTGCTTCTCGGTTTGACGGTGACGGGCTTGGGACACCGTGCAGGCAATGCGTATCGTTGGATCGCTCTCGGCCCGATTCACATTCAGCCGGCCGAGATGGCCAAGCTCGGCATCGTCTTGTGGCTGGCCTATTCGCTTTCGAAGAAGGCCGAGAAGATCAAGAGTTTCGCCGTAGGCTTTTTGCCGCACCTGATCGTGGTCGGCGTGCTGATTTTGCTGCTTTTGAAGCAGCCCGACTTCGGCAGCGCCGTCGTGCTTTTGTTCTTGACGTTTACGCTGCTGTTCGTTGCGGGAGCGCGCATTCCGTACATCGCTGCATTCACCGCGCTGCTCGGCATGGGTGCCGCCGCGCTCGTCATGTTCAGCGACTATCGCCTCAAGCGTTGGCTCGCGTTCACCGACATGGACAACCATCGGCAGGACTTGGCGTATCAGCCGTTCCAGTCGGTCATGAGCTTCGGCTCGGGTGGATGGAGCGGGCTCGGTTTGGGCAAGGGTCTGCAGGTGCTCTATTTGCCCGAAGCGCACACGGACTTCATCAGCGCGATCATCGGCGAAGAGCTTGGATTCATTGGGATTTTGGGTCTCTGTGGTGCCTATCTGATCATCGTCTCGCGAGGCGTGAAGGTAGCTCTCGAGGCGGCCGATGATTACGGCAGCTTCCTCGCGTTCGGCATTGCGACATTGTTTGGGGTCCAAGCATTGGTGAACCTCGCTGTCGCGATGGCCATTCTTCCGACGAAGGGTTTGACCTTGCCGTTTTTGAGTTACGGCGGTTCGTCGCTGCTCGTGAACGCCGCAGGCATCGGCGTCATCCTCAGCGTCAGTCGTCCGCGTACGAATGAGGTTTCGCCTGCCGTGCGCGCACAAGCAAAGACGAGCGAAGGGGCTCCGAGCGCATCGGCCGTCGTTGCAACGGCAGCCGAGGAGGGGACGTCTTCGTGA
- the murD gene encoding UDP-N-acetylmuramoyl-L-alanine--D-glutamate ligase: MLTDRSVLVVGLGRSGIAAARLCLIKGARVTLNDTAPRERLSAEALALEADGARIVAGGHPNSMLDGVDLVVVSPGVPLIPTVEAWERAGGEVIGELELASRFVSAPIALIGGTNGKSTTTALVHAMLEASGQNAFIGGNFGVPLSEVVGTDFDALVLEISSFQAERVPTLRARVHVLLNITDDHLDRYASFAAYAHAKGNPFEHMTAEDTAVVPFGDAIVKQQADRGPARQVTFSEVDASAMVARDGDAIVDRIRGTRYPLSLLRIKGTHNIANACAAIAAAAAMGATDEGITRGLARFEGLGHRTVLVGEVGGVRYYDDSKGTNVGASVAALRGLEESKAVLIAGGRDKLGDYRPLVEALRDRGRALVVIGEAADRIAAAAEGFVPTHRANSMPDAVRIARSLAQAGDAVLLSPACSSFDMFRDYKDRGDSFVRAVREMQEVRS, translated from the coding sequence ATGCTTACGGATCGCAGCGTCCTCGTGGTTGGTCTTGGCCGAAGCGGCATCGCAGCCGCGCGTTTGTGCCTCATCAAAGGCGCTCGCGTCACCCTCAACGATACGGCCCCGCGCGAGCGTTTGTCCGCGGAAGCCTTGGCGCTCGAAGCCGATGGCGCGCGCATCGTCGCCGGTGGTCATCCGAATTCGATGCTCGATGGCGTCGATCTGGTCGTCGTTTCACCAGGAGTACCGCTCATTCCAACGGTCGAAGCGTGGGAACGTGCGGGGGGCGAAGTCATCGGCGAGCTCGAGCTTGCATCGAGGTTTGTCTCGGCACCCATCGCGTTGATTGGCGGGACAAACGGCAAGAGCACCACGACGGCGCTCGTTCACGCGATGCTCGAAGCATCCGGACAAAACGCGTTCATTGGCGGCAATTTTGGTGTTCCGCTGTCCGAGGTCGTCGGCACGGACTTCGATGCGCTCGTCCTGGAAATATCGAGTTTTCAAGCTGAACGAGTGCCCACGCTGCGCGCACGCGTACACGTGCTGCTCAACATCACGGACGATCACCTCGACAGGTACGCGAGCTTTGCCGCGTACGCGCATGCAAAGGGCAATCCTTTCGAGCACATGACGGCGGAGGACACGGCAGTCGTTCCGTTTGGAGATGCGATCGTCAAGCAGCAGGCCGATCGAGGTCCCGCGCGTCAAGTGACGTTCAGCGAAGTCGACGCCTCCGCGATGGTTGCGCGTGATGGCGATGCGATCGTCGATCGAATTCGCGGCACGCGATACCCGCTGAGTCTCTTGCGCATCAAAGGCACGCACAACATCGCGAATGCATGTGCGGCCATTGCGGCAGCAGCAGCCATGGGCGCAACGGACGAGGGCATCACGCGCGGGCTCGCGCGATTCGAGGGGCTCGGGCATCGCACGGTGCTCGTCGGAGAAGTCGGCGGCGTGCGTTATTACGACGATTCCAAAGGCACGAACGTCGGAGCTTCGGTGGCTGCGCTTCGAGGTCTCGAGGAGAGCAAGGCCGTGCTCATCGCCGGTGGTCGAGACAAACTCGGCGATTACCGGCCGCTCGTCGAGGCACTTCGTGACCGTGGCAGGGCGCTCGTGGTGATTGGGGAAGCGGCAGATCGGATTGCGGCCGCTGCCGAAGGGTTCGTTCCGACGCACCGGGCCAATTCGATGCCGGATGCGGTCCGAATTGCACGTTCTTTGGCCCAAGCCGGCGATGCGGTTTTGCTCAGTCCCGCATGTTCGAGTTTCGACATGTTCCGGGATTACAAGGACCGCGGGGACTCGTTTGTCCGGGCGGTACGTGAGATGCAGGAGGTACGATCGTGA